The following proteins are encoded in a genomic region of Pseudomonas saponiphila:
- the mfd gene encoding transcription-repair coupling factor translates to MPVLRLPLLPAAAGKQHWGNLPGAALSLAIAEAASAAKRFTLLLTADSQSADRLEQELGFFAPDLPVLHFPDWETLPYDLFSPHQDIISQRIASLYRLPELEHGVLVVPITTALHRLAPTQFLLGSSLVLDVGQKLDVEQMRTRLEASGYRYVDTVYEHGEFTVRGALIDLFPMGSKLPYRIDLFDDEIETLRTFDPENQRSIDKVDSVRLLPAKEFPLQKEAVTRFKARFRERFDVDFRRCPIFQDLSSGITPAGIEYYLPLFFEETSTLFDYLPQDTQVFSLPGIEQAAENFWNDVRNRYEERRVDPSRPLLPPAELFLPVEDCFARLKNWPRVVASQQDIETGVGRERFPAHELPNLAIEAKANQPLAALSGFLDEFPGRVLFTAESAGRREVLLELLERLKLRPKTVDSWPDFVASKERLAITIAPLDEGLVLDDPALALVAESPLFGQRVMQRRRREKRADANNDAVIKNLTELREGAPVVHIDHGVGRYLGLATLEIDNQAAEFLTLEYAEGAKLYVPVANLHLIARYTGSDDALAPLHRLGSEAWQKAKRKAAEQVRDVAAELLDIYARRAAREGYAFADPKADYATFSAGFPFEETPDQQSTIEAVREDMLSGKPMDRLVCGDVGFGKTEVAMRAAFIAVHGGKQVAILVPTTLLAQQHYNSFRDRFADWPVTVEVMSRFKSAKEVNAAVADLAEGKIDIVIGTHKLLQDDVKIKNLGLVIIDEEHRFGVRQKEQLKALRSEVDILTLTATPIPRTLNMAVSGMRDLSIIATPPARRLSVRTFVMEQNKSTVKEALLRELLRGGQVYYLHNDVKTIEKCAAELAELVPEARIGIGHGQMRERELEQVMSDFYHKRFNVLIASTIIETGIDVPSANTIIIERADKFGLAQLHQLRGRVGRSHHQAYAYLLTPPRQQITPDAEKRLEAIANTQDLGAGFVLATNDLEIRGAGELLGDGQSGQIQAVGFTLYMEMLERAVKAIRKGEQPNLDQPLGGGPEINLRLPALIPEDYLPDVHARLILYKRIASAADEDGLKDLQVEMIDRFGLLPEPTKNLIRLTLLKLQAETLGIKKVDGGPQGGRIEFAADTPVDPLALIKLIQGQPKRYKFEGATLFKFMVPMERPEERFNTLEALFERLTPKTA, encoded by the coding sequence GTGCCCGTCCTGCGTCTACCGCTACTCCCTGCCGCCGCCGGTAAACAGCATTGGGGCAACCTGCCCGGTGCCGCCCTGAGCCTGGCCATCGCCGAAGCCGCCAGCGCTGCCAAGCGCTTTACCCTCCTGCTGACCGCCGACAGCCAAAGCGCCGACCGGCTGGAACAGGAGCTGGGCTTCTTCGCCCCGGACCTGCCGGTGCTGCATTTTCCCGATTGGGAAACCCTGCCCTACGACCTGTTCTCGCCGCACCAGGACATCATTTCCCAGCGCATCGCCAGCCTCTACCGGCTGCCAGAGCTGGAACACGGAGTGCTGGTGGTGCCGATCACCACCGCCCTGCATCGCCTGGCACCAACCCAGTTCCTGCTGGGCAGCAGCCTGGTGCTGGATGTCGGCCAGAAGCTCGATGTGGAGCAGATGCGCACGCGCCTGGAGGCCAGCGGCTACCGCTACGTCGACACGGTCTACGAGCACGGCGAATTCACCGTGCGCGGCGCGCTGATCGACCTGTTCCCCATGGGCAGCAAACTGCCGTACCGCATCGATCTGTTCGACGACGAAATCGAGACCCTGCGTACCTTCGACCCGGAGAATCAGCGCTCCATCGACAAGGTCGACTCGGTGCGCCTGCTGCCGGCCAAGGAATTCCCCCTGCAGAAGGAAGCGGTGACCCGTTTCAAGGCGCGCTTTCGCGAACGCTTCGACGTGGACTTCCGCCGCTGCCCGATCTTCCAGGACCTGAGCAGCGGGATTACCCCTGCCGGTATCGAGTACTACCTGCCGCTGTTCTTCGAAGAGACGTCGACCCTGTTCGACTACCTGCCCCAGGACACCCAGGTGTTCTCCCTGCCGGGCATCGAACAGGCCGCGGAAAACTTCTGGAACGATGTCCGCAACCGTTACGAAGAGCGCCGCGTCGACCCTTCGCGTCCGCTCCTGCCACCGGCCGAACTGTTCCTGCCGGTGGAAGACTGCTTCGCCCGCCTGAAAAACTGGCCACGGGTGGTGGCCAGCCAGCAGGACATCGAAACCGGCGTCGGTCGCGAACGTTTCCCGGCCCACGAACTGCCCAACCTGGCCATCGAGGCCAAGGCCAACCAGCCACTGGCGGCGCTCTCGGGCTTCCTCGACGAATTCCCCGGCCGAGTGCTGTTCACCGCTGAATCCGCCGGGCGCCGGGAAGTGCTGCTGGAGTTGCTGGAACGCCTCAAGCTACGCCCCAAGACCGTCGACAGCTGGCCGGACTTCGTCGCCAGCAAGGAACGCCTGGCGATCACCATCGCGCCCCTGGACGAAGGCCTGGTGCTGGATGATCCGGCCCTGGCCCTGGTGGCCGAAAGCCCATTGTTCGGCCAACGCGTGATGCAGCGCCGGCGCCGGGAAAAACGTGCCGACGCCAACAACGACGCGGTAATCAAGAACCTCACCGAGCTGCGCGAAGGCGCGCCGGTGGTGCACATCGATCACGGTGTCGGCCGCTACCTGGGTCTGGCGACCCTGGAGATCGACAACCAGGCCGCCGAGTTCCTGACCCTGGAATACGCCGAGGGCGCCAAGCTCTACGTGCCCGTGGCCAACCTGCACCTGATCGCCCGCTACACCGGCAGCGACGACGCCCTGGCACCGTTGCACCGCCTGGGCTCGGAAGCCTGGCAGAAAGCCAAGCGCAAGGCCGCCGAACAAGTCCGCGACGTGGCCGCCGAGCTGCTGGACATCTACGCCCGCCGCGCCGCCCGCGAAGGTTACGCCTTCGCCGATCCGAAGGCCGACTACGCCACCTTCAGCGCCGGCTTTCCGTTCGAGGAAACCCCGGACCAGCAGAGCACCATCGAAGCGGTGCGCGAGGACATGCTCTCGGGCAAACCGATGGACCGCCTGGTGTGCGGCGACGTCGGCTTCGGCAAGACCGAAGTGGCCATGCGCGCCGCTTTCATTGCGGTCCACGGCGGCAAGCAAGTGGCGATCCTGGTGCCCACCACCCTGCTCGCCCAACAGCACTACAACAGCTTCCGCGACCGTTTCGCCGACTGGCCGGTAACCGTGGAAGTGATGAGCCGCTTCAAGTCGGCCAAGGAAGTGAACGCCGCAGTGGCGGACCTGGCCGAAGGCAAGATCGACATCGTCATCGGCACTCACAAGCTGTTGCAGGACGATGTGAAGATCAAGAACCTGGGGCTGGTGATCATCGACGAAGAACACCGTTTCGGCGTGCGCCAGAAGGAACAGCTCAAGGCCCTGCGCAGCGAAGTCGACATCCTCACCCTGACCGCCACGCCGATCCCGCGGACCCTGAACATGGCCGTCTCAGGCATGCGTGACCTGTCGATCATCGCTACCCCGCCGGCCCGCCGCCTGTCGGTGCGAACCTTCGTCATGGAGCAGAACAAGAGCACGGTCAAAGAAGCCCTGCTGCGCGAACTGCTGCGCGGCGGCCAGGTGTACTACCTGCACAACGACGTGAAGACCATCGAGAAATGCGCCGCCGAGCTGGCCGAACTGGTGCCCGAAGCCCGGATCGGCATCGGCCACGGGCAGATGCGCGAACGCGAACTCGAACAGGTGATGAGCGACTTCTACCACAAGCGCTTCAACGTGCTGATCGCCTCGACCATCATCGAGACCGGTATCGACGTGCCCAGCGCCAACACCATCATCATCGAGCGCGCCGACAAGTTCGGCCTGGCCCAGTTGCACCAGTTGCGCGGCCGGGTCGGCCGTAGCCACCACCAGGCCTATGCGTATCTGTTGACGCCACCGCGCCAGCAGATCACCCCAGACGCGGAGAAGCGCCTGGAGGCCATCGCCAACACCCAGGACCTGGGGGCCGGTTTCGTCCTGGCCACCAACGACCTGGAGATCCGTGGCGCCGGCGAACTGCTGGGCGACGGCCAGAGCGGGCAGATCCAGGCGGTAGGCTTCACCCTTTATATGGAGATGCTCGAGCGCGCGGTGAAAGCCATCCGCAAGGGCGAACAGCCGAACCTCGACCAGCCCCTGGGTGGCGGCCCGGAAATCAACCTGCGCCTGCCGGCACTGATTCCCGAGGACTACCTGCCGGATGTGCATGCACGCCTGATTCTCTACAAGCGCATCGCCTCGGCCGCCGACGAAGACGGCCTGAAGGACCTGCAGGTGGAAATGATCGACCGCTTCGGCCTGCTGCCCGAGCCGACCAAGAACCTGATCCGCCTGACCCTGCTCAAACTCCAGGCCGAAACCCTGGGGATCAAGAAGGTCGATGGCGGCCCGCAAGGCGGGCGTATCGAGTTCGCCGCGGACACTCCGGTGGACCCGCTGGCACTGATCAAACTGATCCAGGGCCAGCCCAAACGCTACAAATTCGAAGGCGCAACCCTGTTCAAGTTCATGGTGCCGATGGAGCGCCCGGAAGAGCGCTTTAATACATTGGAGGCACTGTTTGAACGCCTCACCCCGAAAACTGCTTGA
- a CDS encoding CsiV family protein, translated as MRLFRSLTLLLTLVAPMAFADDLYQVEMILVRQNAEPQILSRAAPEDWAAGAQHLSPDSQRTPSLGAIVEKLNASGNYSVLLHKAWQQTLGETPVKVALSDGPEQFGQFPIEGTLNLKLGRFTDVDADFWINQIDSNGLVTRSERLKQQSHTKNGQLNYLDNGHLALLIKITSLTAPAPRPAPTEIPD; from the coding sequence ATGCGCCTGTTCCGCTCCCTGACCCTGCTCCTGACCCTGGTCGCGCCCATGGCGTTTGCCGACGACCTGTACCAGGTGGAAATGATCCTCGTCCGGCAGAATGCCGAGCCGCAGATCCTCAGCCGTGCCGCCCCGGAAGACTGGGCCGCCGGCGCTCAACACCTGAGCCCGGACAGCCAGCGCACCCCCTCTCTGGGTGCAATCGTCGAGAAGCTCAACGCCAGCGGCAACTACAGCGTGCTGCTGCACAAGGCCTGGCAGCAGACCCTGGGGGAAACCCCAGTCAAGGTCGCCCTCAGCGACGGGCCGGAACAGTTCGGCCAGTTCCCCATCGAAGGCACCCTGAACCTCAAGCTCGGGCGTTTCACCGATGTCGACGCGGACTTCTGGATCAATCAGATCGACAGCAATGGCCTGGTCACCCGCAGCGAACGCCTGAAACAGCAAAGCCACACCAAGAACGGTCAGCTCAACTACCTGGACAACGGCCATCTGGCCCTGCTGATCAAGATCACCTCGCTCACCGCACCGGCGCCGCGCCCCGCTCCAACTGAAATACCGGACTGA